In Candidatus Pantoea floridensis, the genomic window TGGTGGATGCCTGCGCGCCAGCCGCTTCGCCCGCGCTGGTAGCAGCCTGAACCTGAGTGATGCTGGTCAGCATCAGTGCGCCCAGCAGAATAACGGTTTTTTTCATCTTTCTTTCTCCACATGAACTCAATAACGGCAGGTACGACTGCAGTGTCGGAGATCGTGTTGTGATAAGAAAGAGGGGTTTATTGCCTGATTTATCTAGCTTTATTTAACGCTGGTCTTGTTTTTTTCCACTGTGGAATTATTCCGAGAGCAGATGTGCGGTACAAAGGACAGACGCGAGATTTTATGGTGCCTTTGACGCAGTACAGAGATATTCTGCACCGCAACCTTAAGTCAAATCACGCTGAATGCCGTTCTGGCCGCGATTTAATGTGTAATATTCCAGTAACAGAAAGAAAAAGCGCCGAATTTTCAGATAAGCGCTAAGCGGCTTGAAAGCACAGATAAAAAACGCGAAGCGAAGCGCATTTCAGGGCTAAAAATAAATATAAGCTGCTGTTTAATATGCTTTGTAACAATTTCGGCTAGAATATAAACCATTAATGACTGTCACACTGGGGCCTCTTTTTTTAACAATATTGGCTCAGGCAATGGCGCCTTTGGGAGTTGAACATGCAAGAGAACTACAAAATTCTGGTCGTCGATGACGATATGCGTCTGCGTGCGTTGCTGGAACGCTATCTCACCGAGCAGGGCTTTCAGGTGCGTAGCGTTGCCAACGCCGAGCAAATGGATCGACTGTTAACCCGTGAATCCTTCCATCTGATGGTGCTCGACTTAATGCTGCCGGGCGAAGATGGTTTATCTATCTGTCGTCGTCTGCGCAGTCAAAGTAACCCCATGCCGATCATTATGGTCACCGCAAAAGGTGAAGAAGTGGATCGTATTGTGGGTCTGGAAATCGGTGCGGATGACTACATTCCTAAACCCTTTAACCCACGTGAGCTGCTGGCGCGTATTCGTGCCGTGCTGCGTCGTCAGGCCAATGAACTGCCAGGCGCGCCTTCGCAGGAAGAAGCGGTTATCGCTTTCGGTAAGTTCAAGCTGAATCTCGGTACCCGCGAAATGTTCCGCGAAGATGAGCCGATGCCGCTAACCAGCGGTGAGTTTGCCGTGCTGAAAGCGCTGGTGAGCCATCCACGTGAGCCGTTATCACGCGATAAGCTGATGAATCTGGCGCGCGGTCGCGAATACAGTGCGATGGAACGCTCCATCGATGTGCAGATTTCTCGTCTGCGTCGTATGGTGGAAGAAGATCCGGCGCATCCACGCTACATCCAGACCGTTTGGGGTCTTGGCTACGTATTCGTTCCGGACGGCAGCAAAGCATGAGGCGATTGCGCTTCTCACCCCGCAGTTCGTTTGCCCGCACCTTGTTATTGATCGTTACCTTGCTGTTCGTCAGCCTGGTAACGACCTATCTGGTGGTGCTCAATTTCGCCATTCTTCCCAGTTTGCAGCAGTTCAATAAGGTTCTCGCGTACGAAGTGCGTATGTTGATGACCGATCGGCTGCAGCTGGAAGATGGAACTCAGTTGGAAGTGCCTCCGGCTTTCCGACGCGAAATTTATCGTGAGCTGGGCATCTCGTTGTATACCAACGCGGCGGCGGAAGAGAGCGGTTTGCGCTGGGCGCAGCATTACGAATTCCTCAGTGAACAGATGGGCCAACAGCTGGGTGGCCCCACCGATGTGCGCGTTGAAGTGAATAAGAACTCGCCGGTGGTGTGGCTGAAAACCTGGCTGTCGCCGGATATCTGGGTGCGCGTACCGCTCACTGAAATCCATCAGGGCGACTTCTCACCGCTGTTTCGCTACACGCTGGCGATTATGCTGCTGGCGATAGGCGGAGCCTGGCTGTTTATCCGCATCCAAAACCGACCCCTGGTCGATTTAGAACATGCGGCGTTGCAGGTGGGGAAAGGCATTATTCCGCCACCGCTGCGCGAGTATGGCGCATCTGAAGTGCGTTCGGTGACGCGTGCGTTTAACCAAATGGCGGCCGGCGTGAAGCAGTTGGCCGACGACCGTACCTTGCTGATGGCTGGTGTCAGTCATGACTTGCGTACGCCGCTGACGCGTATCCGCCTTGCCACCGAAATGATGGGTGAGCAGGATGGTTATCTGGCGGAGTCGATCAACAAAGATATCGAAGAGTGCAACGCTATCATCGAGCAGTTCATCGATTATCTGCGCACCGGGCAAGAGATGCAGACCGAACGTGCCGACCTAAACAGCGTGCTGGGTGAAGTGGTTGCGGCAGAGAGCGGCTACGAGCGTGAAATTGAGAACGCGGTGATGTCCGAAGATTTAATGCTGGATATCAACCCGCTGTCGATTAAGCGTGCGCTGGCGAATCTGGTGGTCAATGCGGCGCGTTACGGTAACGGTTGGATTAAGGTTAGCAGCGGCAAAGAGCTGAACCGCGCGTGGTTCCAGGTGGAAGATGATGGTCCGGGCATTAAGCCGGATCAGCTACAGCATCTGTTCCAGCCGTTTGTGCGCGGCGATAGCGCACGCAGCACCAGCGGCACCGGCCTCGGTCTGGCAATTGTGCAGCGTATTATTGATGCGCACGACGGTTCGCTGGAGATTGGTGAAAGCGATCGCGGTGGATTACGTATTCGCGCGTGGTTGCCGATCCCCGAAGGCAGCGGCAGTACTGCGGTGGTGAGTATTAATCATAGTGTCTGATGCCAGGTGCGCATGAATGCGCCCCTACGGTGGGTTTGTAGGTGGGCATTTATGCCCACCTGGGTTTCACATCACAGCTGCGGACCCGCCTGCACCAGCGCTTTCCCCGCCTCGTTATCCGTGTACTTCTCAAAGTTAGTGATAAAGCGCTGCGCCAGATCCTGCGCGGCTTGTTGCCAGGCGGCTTCTGTCGGCCAGCTGCGGCGCGGATCGAGAATGGCACTCTCCACCTGCGGTAAACTTTTCGGCATCTGCAGGTTGAACACCGGCAGCGTTTCGGTCTCAACATCATCCAGCTCACCGGCCAGAATGGCGTTGATGATGGCGCGCGTGTCTTTCAGCGAGATACGCTTGCCGCTGCCGTTCCAGCCGGTATTTACCAGATAGGCCTGCGCACCGGCCGCTTCCATACGCTTTACCAGCACATCGGAATATTGTGTGGGATGCAGCGTCAGGAACGCCGCGCCGAAGCAGGCGGAGAAGGTGGGCGTCGGCTGCGTTACGCCGCGCTCGGTGCCGGCCAGTTTGGCGGTAAAGCCTGACAGGAAGTGATATTGCGTCTGCTCCGGCGTTAAGCGTGAAACCGGCGGCAGCACGCCAAAAGCATCGGCGGTGAGGAAAATCACCCGCTTCGCATGGCCCGCTTTTGAAACCGGCTGCACGATATTCTCGATATGCTCAATTGGGTAGGAGACGCGGGTATTTTCGGTCTTGCTGCCGTCGGCATAATCAACGCTGCCATCGGCGCGTACCACCACGTTTTCCAGCAGAGCATCACGACGGATGGCGCGATAGATTTCCGGCTCCGCCTGCTCAGAAAGATTGATGGTTTTGGCGTAGCAGCCACCTTCAAAGTTGAACACGCCATCGTCATCCCAACCGTGTTCGTCATCGCCAATCAGCTGGCGATCCGGATCGGTCGACAACGTGGTTTTGCCGGTGCCGGACAGGCCAAAGAATACCGCCACGTCGCCCGCTTTGCCGACGTTCGCCGAACAGTGCATCGACGCGATGCCCTTCAGCGGCAGCAGGTAGTTCATGATAGCGAACAGACCTTTCTTCATCTCGCCGCCGTACCAGGTGCCACCAATCAGCTGCATGCGCTCGGTCAGGTTGAAGGCAACGAAGTTTTCGGAGTGCAGACCCTGCGCCTGCCAGTCCGGATTGGTGCACTGCGCGGCGTTCATCACCACGAAATCCGGCTTGAAGTCTGCCAGTTCTGCTTCGCTCGGACGAATAAACATGTTTTTGACGAAGTGCGCCTGCCATGCGACTTCCATTACGAAGCGCACGCTGAGACGCGTGTCGGGGTTGGCACCGCAGAACGCATCAACCACAAACAGACGTTTGCCGGAAAGCTGCTGCGTGCAGCGATCTTTCAGCGCCTGCCAGGTTTCCTGTGACAGCGGCTGGTTATCATTTTTGCCGTTGCCGACATCGTTCCACCACAGCGTGTCGCGCGTGGTGTCGTCCCGTACGATGTATTTATCTTTGGGCGAGCGACCGGTGAAGATGCCGGTATCCACGGCAATCGCGCCGCTCTGCGTCAGAATGCCTCGCGCATAACCTTCCAGCTCTGGGCGAGTTTCTTCCTGAAACAGGGTGTCGAAATCAGGGTTGTACACCACTTCGGTGGTGCCGCTGATGCCCATAGAGGCGAGGTCTTGCGATGTCAGGCCGTTAACGCGCATGTGACTGCTCCTTTAATCGGTATCTGTTACTGCGTATTTTTATGGGGGATTCTGCCTCCTGCCGCGCATAGCCGCGCAGGGCAGATCGCGCGCAGTGTACTCTTATGAGCACAGCGGAAAAGAGAAGATAGTCAGAAATGCGAGCTGGAACGTGACAAGTAGAGAAATCTGCCACTTATGTAATTAAAGTCAGCGTTATTTAGCTAATAACCGTGATAAATGATAGGGATACGTTCAGAAGGAAATGCGGGCGGATAAACCGCCCGGCAGGTAATTAATGCACTTGATCGCTATTGTTGGTTGGCGCGTTACGAATGGCAGCAATATCTACCGCATCGTAAACATAATGCGAACCACAGTAGTCGCAGTGCATGTCGATTTTGCCATCTTCTGCGAGGATTTCGTCCACTTCTTCAACCGGCAGCGTATTCAGCACCTCGCCGCAGCGCTCGCGTGAGCAAGTGCATTTGAAGCTTACCGGTGATGGATCAAACACCGTGGCTTCTTCCTGATGATACAGGCGCCACAGTACGTCGGTGGCAGGCAACTCAATCAGTTCTTCGCTTTTTACGGTTTCGGTCAACGTGGCGAGGTGATTGAAATCATCCAGGCTTGGCTCTTGCGCAGGCAGTACCTGCAGCAAAATGCCCGCTGCGCCTTTTTCGCTGGTGCGGATAAACAGGCGGGTTGGCAGCTGTTCTGAACGCATGAAGTAATCTTCCAGGCAGCCTGCCAGGGTATCCGCTTCCAGACCCACCACGCCTTGATAACGTTCACCTTTCTCTGGTGAAATCGTGATCACCAGATAGCCGTTACCCACCATCTCTTTCAGGCTGCTATGAGGTGCGATCTCGGCATCTTCTTTCACCTGCGCCACGCCACGCAGCTCCTGGCGGTTGTTACCGTTGATCACTGCCAGCGTCAGCGGGCCATCGCCCTGCAGCTGCACGGTGATATCGCCATCAAACTTCAGCGTAGCGGTTAGCAAGCTGGTGGCCACCAGTAGCTCGCCCAGCAAGGTTTTTACCGGCTCGACGTAATCGTGATTTTTGATCATTTCACGCCAGGTTTCCGTCACGTTAACCAGCTCGCCGCGCACGGCGACATTTTCGAACAGGTAACGGTGCAGTTGATCGTTTGCAGACATAGTGTTTCTCACGTTGGGGGCGCGTTATTTATCGCCCGACAATTTAAACTTCATCAGATCGCGGCGCTCTTTCTTATCCGGGCGGCGATCGGGGTGCGGCATGGTTAACGCATTCATCTTGCGCGCTAGTGCGGTTTTCTCACGCTTTTCGATACTGGCGTCGGTTTCGGCATACAGCGTTTGCGCTTCAGTTGCAGGACGACGTTGATCGGTGACCGCGGTGATCACCACGGTGCGTTCGTCATTGCCCTGGCGCAGCGTCAACTCGGCGTTTAGCTCCACTAATTTGCTGGGCTTGCTGCGCTGACCGTTGTAATGCACTTTGCCGCCTTCCACCATTTCGCGCGCCAGCGCACGCGTTTTGTAGAAGCGTGCGGCCCACAGCCATTTGTCGAGGCGGACGCCTTCGCTGATTTTTTCTTTCATTGCGGCTCCTGCTTTAACGCAGCGTCTCACACAGTTGACGATAATCTCGTACCGCCGGATGACGCTGGAAAGATTGATCGGGCCGACCGGAATCCGGATTGCTGACGCCTAAGCACCAGCGAATGCCCCAGCTTGTCGCCGCATCCAGAATCGCTTCGCTGTCATCAATGAATAGCGTGCGCGAACTATCAAACGCGGTGTGCTGCTGGACGGCCTGCCAGAGACGCGGATCCTCTTTCGGATATCCAAAGGTATGGGTAGAAAGTAATAAATCAAGGTGGGCAGCTAATCCGGTCTGCTCCAGCTTCACATCAAGATTATAAGGATGCGCATTGGTTAACAAAATGGTGCGTTTGCCGGCGGCGCGCAGCGCCTGCAGCAGCGGCAGGGTATCTTCACGCATCGCCGCGCGCTGGCGCTTTTCCCACGTCATGGCACGAATATCCAGCGCCAGCTCCTGCGACCAGTAATCGAGACAATACCAGTTTAGCGTATGCACCACGGCCTGATACTTCTGCTGAATAAGCTGATGCGCTTCGCTCAGCGTGATAGCGCGCTCACGGCTCAGCGTTTCAGGAACGTGTTCCAGCCAGAAGTGACGATCGAAAGCGAGATCGAGTAGCGTGCCGTCCATATCCAGCAGCACGGTATCAATCTCTGACCAGTTAAGCGTAACCTGCATTTTCGTTCTCGCCGCAAAAAAGTGGGCGACAGGGTAGCACAGAAGGGGAGGGCTCAGAACAGCGAGCGCACGCTCTGCATCGTGTTCAGATTGTGGTTGAAGCACTTGTCGTAATACTGCTGGATTTCGGCCATACGCAGACGATTACGATGAATGCGACGCAGCGCCAGCAAGCCGTTGATGACCGCGCTGGCAATCAGCACCAGCATCAGCAACGCGGTGCCTAAATAGCGCCATTGCGCCATGGCATCTGGCTCATTATGCAGTGCGATATGGCGCGTGCCGTTGGCATCGGTGGTAATGCTGGTGATGATGCCGCTGGCGGCGAAAGGCGTGTGCAGCAGCATTTCCGACATGCGCTGTAGCTCGCGCCACTGCGAGGGGGCGTCAAGATCAAACAGCGATACTGATGGCTGCGGCTGCGTCACCATCTGGCGGCCTTCATCACTGATAATCAGGAAGCCACCCGGCGGCGGGCTATTGAGATTTTCCGCAGCGCGACGCGTTTCACGCGAGAAGAAGGTTGACGTCGCGGTGTTGACCAGGTTTTCCAGCGCTTCCGCACTTACCGGGCGCAGCAGCACGTTCATGCCATTAAGTTTGCCGGAATCTGCGCGGTGGATCAGCGAATCCCAATCTTTGGCGTTACCGAGGTTCACCAGCGCATTTTTCAGGCGCACGCAATCCTGTTGCTGGCTGCACAGCTCTTGCGTTTTCAGTACGAGATCGGAGAAATCATCCAGCAGAATCATGCCGGATTTTTGAATTGCCGAGGCTAGCTGCGGATTAAGTTTTGGATCGGTATTGGTTTCCGGATGCAGCTGGCGCGTGGTGGTATCAAGCAGCGCCGCTGCTTTATCGATAATATCGGACTGCGGCAGGGGCAGCGCAGGTGCGTTGTTCCAGTAAATGGCTGAGCAGTCGAACGGCATGTAAGCGTAGCTGCGGTTGCTTTGATAGTTACCTGGCACCGAACACATGCCGGTACCGCCGACTTTCAGGCTGTCACCAATGTGTAAGGGCAGGGCATTGAGTTTGTCTACGCTGTTGACCTCAATGCTTTCAGTGCCTTTCACCCATGCAAAGCTGAGTTTGAGCGGCATGCTGAGGGGAATCCAGGTAAAGAGCATTACCAGCACCAGCAGCGAACCGCACGCCAGCACCAGATTTTTACGCCAGCGCTGTACCGGGAAGTTACGCACTTCGTCCTGCAGTGACAGGAAACGCCCCTGACGCACCACCTGACGATTAAGGTACATCTCCACATCGGTGGTCTGGCCTAAATCATGCGCCACATAAGGCTGCCAGTGCGCGGGGTAGATGAGATCGATAATGCCGAGGGAGATATTGCTCTGCTCCTGGTTTGATTCCCCGAACAAGCCCCAGCGCTTTGGCGCACCGCGCAGACAGTGCACGTCGCGCAGGCCTTTCGCACCCGGGAAGCGGTAGAGAAACCACAGGCTGACGGCGATCATCAGGCAACCGAGCACCGCAATCCACACCATTAAGCTGCCGGGCAGCACCAGACTAAGGAAGAACAGCAGGAAAGCGAAACAGATCGCTACCGCTTCGCGCGTGCCGTCTGCGCGAGATAGCTGATACTCTTCGGCGGTCTCTTTGCGCACCTGCAGCAGTTCAACGTTTTCGCTCTCTTCTTTACGAATTGAAGCGTTGGTTGATATAGGGCGCACCAGCGGGGGGAGTGCCGGTTGTTCAATCGCGTAATTCACCAGCGAATGGCCGTTAAGCGAAATCACCAGCGGCAGGGTTTGCGTGCGAATCAGTTCAACGTAGTTTTCATCCGCGATGTACTGCTCCCACAGCGGCGGCAAATGCACTTCTACTTCATCGAGATAGTAGCGCCATTTCTGCGGATCGTCGGTGGAGAGGCCATAGCGTGTAATCGCGCGGGTGACGGGATAAACATTATTGCTCTGCGCGGTGAGCGTCAACGCTTCGGATTCACGCGGCTTCTTTGCGGATCGTGAACTCTGCTGGTCATGCTGTTTTGCCAGTAGCGCAATGTACTTTTCTACCGCGCTGCGTTCTTCATCGGTGAGTTTGCGATTTGGAGGACTGATAAACGGCAGCGGTTTCGCCAACGGCGGACGATGCCGCATAGCGTACCAGTAGCCGATACCTGCAAGTAACGAACAGGCGAGCATGACAGCCAGAATGACAATGTAAGTGCTCATGCTTTGCTCAATCCAGCCAAAAAACTGCCTTCACGTTTACGATGTACTCCCGATGAATCCATCAATACAAGTCAATTTTGGCGAGCAGATGTCATTCTGACAAGGGAAAAGTCAGATAAAATAACGCGCAAAATCATTTAATTATAGTTTGTTAGATTATTCCTTAACGGGATGTTAACGAGCTGCGACTCAATTAAAAATCGGTATTTTCTGAATTTAACAAAACACCGTTGACTTATTGTGAATTTTTAACTTCATAGATAACAAGAAGTTGTTAGTAGCAGTAAGTGGATATGTGTCACCATAGTTTACCTACACGGTGAGTCGCACAATGGTTCGGGCTTAGGTATGCTGGCGTCATCACGTTTCACAGGGTTGTGCTAAGTTTGAGGCTGATATGAAAACCCCCATGAAAAAACCTGACATCCTCAATGTGGAAGCGGTTGCCCGCTCCCGCTTATTCACTATTGAAGCGGTCGACCTCGCTTTCAGCAATGGCGAGCGCCGTGTCTATGAGCGTATGAAGCCTTCCGATCGTGAAGCAGTGATGATTGTGCCAATTATCGGTGATGACGTGATCCTGATTCAGGAATACGCGGTAGGCCTGGAAAGCTACGAACTGGGTTTTCCTAAAGGGCTGATCGATCCCGGCGAGAGCGCATTTGAGGCTGCCGATCGTGAATTGAAAGAAGAGGCGGGATTCGGTGCCACTAAGCTGGAAGCGCTGGGCAAGCTGACCATGGCGCCGTCTTACTTCTCCAGCAAAATGAATATTGTGGTGGCGGAAGGCTTGTACGAAGAGAAGCTGGAGGGCGATGAGCCGGAGCCGTTGATTGTCCATCGCTGGCCGTTGAAGAATCTGCTGGCACTGCTGGAAGAACCCGACTTCCGCGAAGCACGTAATGTCAGCGCTCTGTTTATGGTGCGTGAGTGGCTGGTGAAGCAGGGCCGCTTGAGCTATTAACATTGCAGTCTCGTCTAAAAAAGAAAGCCGGCAGATTTGCCGGCTTTTTTAATCAGAACAGTTCGTGGCTTTGGCCATTGTCCATGATGGTAGTGCCGACATCATGAACCGAATATTCCGTTGGCTGCGTACCGTTGATGAAATACTCCTGGCGCGAGTTACCGCCATTGGCCAGTTTGCCGGTACTGCGATCAATATTAACAGTGACCACGCCATCTGGCGGAGTCAGCGGTTGCACCGGTACGCCTTCCAGCGCTGATTTCATATAATCGTCCCACGCAGGTTGCGCACTCTTCGCGCCGCCTTCGTAGCCGGAGATTTGATCCGGAATCGCACCTGACATGGTTGAACGACCCAGTGCGCGTGAATCATCAAAGCCAATCCACACCGACGTGACAACACCCGGGCCGTAACCGGAGAACCACGCATCTTTCGAGCTGTTAGTGGTACCGGTTTTACCTCCGATATCATTACGTTTCAGGTCGCGGCCCGCGCGCCAGCCCGTTCCCATCCAGCCGGGTTCACCAAAGATATTACTGTTCAGCGCGCTCTTGATCAGGAACGACAGTGGCGTATTAATGACGTGCGGTGCATATTGCTGATCGCCACCCGATTGCGGTTGCGCAGGCACCTGCTCAAGTTCTGGCTGCGGCACGGTCTGATTCTGCGACTGATCGGAGGTGGCAACATTCTCTATGCTCTCTTCATTCAGTGCGACAGACTTTTTCGTGTCGCCATAGATCACCGGCAAGTTGCACTGCGGGCAGGCAATTTTGGGTTTCTCTTCGAAGATCACGCCGCCTTGTTCATTCTCAATCTTAGTGATGAAGTACGGATCGACCAGGAAGCCGCCGTTAGCCATTACGGCGTAGCCGCGCACCACCTGCATTGGTGTGAACGACGCCGCGCCTAACGCTAACGATTCGGTATGCACGATGTTCTGCGCCGGGAAGCCGAAACGCTGCAGATACTCTGCCGCGTAATCAACGCCCATCGCACGCATCGCACGCACCATCACCACGTTTTTCGACTCGCCCAGGCCCTGACGCAAACGAATCGGACCAGCGTAAGTCGGCGGTGAGTTTTTCGGACGCCAGTCGGCACCTGCACCGGCATCCCAGCGGGAAATCGGCACGTCATTCAAAATGGAAGCCAGCGTTAAACCGCGATCCATCGCTGCGGTATAGAGGAACGGTTTAATATTGGAACCGACCTGACGCAGCGCTTGTGTGGCACGGTTGAACATGCTCTGGTTGAAGTCGAAGCCACCGACTAACGCGCGAACAGCACCATCTTCTGGATTGAGCGAAACCAGAGCGGAGTTCACCACCGGCACCTGAGCCAGCCACCAGGCATTGTCTACCTTGCGTACCCAAATCTGCTGGCCCGCTTGCAGCACCTGCGTCAGGCTGCGCGGTGTGGGTCCCTGAAGCGTATCCGATTTGTAAGCACGCGCCCATCGCACGCCCGCCATTCCTATGGAAACACTGCTGCCATCTTTCAACGTTGCAGTGGCTTCTTCGGCATTAGCACTGGTAATCACGGCTGCGTTGAGTGGACCGTAAGTAGGAAGATCTTTCAGGGCTTTAAGAATTCGGGTTCTATCCCAACTGGCTTCGCCTGGTTTCCACAGCACATTGGTCGGGCCGCGATAGCCGTGGCGCATGTCATATGCCAGCACATTGTTACGTACGGCCTGCTGCGCGGCTTCCTGCAGACGACGGGTGACGGTGGTATAAACCTTATAGCCATCTTCATACGCGCCATCACCGTAGCGCTTCACCATCTCCTGGCGCACCATTTCACTCAAGTATGGTGCTGAGAACGCGATTTCCGGGCCGTGATAGCTGGCCGTCAACGGCGTGTTGCGGGCTTCGTCATACTGCTGCTGGGTGATGTAGTTTTGATCCAGCATACGCGCCAGCACCACATTACGACGTGAAAGCGCACGCGCGTGAGAATAAAGCGGGTTGAAAGTCGACGGTGCCTTTGGCAAGCCGGCAATCACCGCCATTTCGCTCAGCGACAGCTGATCAATCGATTTGCCAAAATAGACCTGCGCTGCAGCGCCAACGCCATAAGCGCGATAGCCGAGATAGATCTTGTTGAGGTACAACTCAAGAATTTCATCTTTGCTTAGCAGCTGTTCGATGCGAATGGCCAGGAACGCTTCCTTAATTTTACGCATCAAAGTGCGTTCCGGACTGAGGAAGAAGTTACGCGCCAACTGCTGGGTAATGGTACTTGCACCCTGCGAAGCATGGCCGGACATCAGCGCGATACTGGCTGCACGAAAGATGCCCACCGGATCAACACCATGATGCTCGTAAAA contains:
- the mrcA gene encoding peptidoglycan glycosyltransferase/peptidoglycan DD-transpeptidase MrcA — encoded protein: MKFVKYLLILAVCCILLGAGTVYGLYKYIEPQLPDVNTLKDVRLQTPMQVYSADGELIAQYGEKRRVPLTLQQMPPELIKAFIATEDSRFYEHHGVDPVGIFRAASIALMSGHASQGASTITQQLARNFFLSPERTLMRKIKEAFLAIRIEQLLSKDEILELYLNKIYLGYRAYGVGAAAQVYFGKSIDQLSLSEMAVIAGLPKAPSTFNPLYSHARALSRRNVVLARMLDQNYITQQQYDEARNTPLTASYHGPEIAFSAPYLSEMVRQEMVKRYGDGAYEDGYKVYTTVTRRLQEAAQQAVRNNVLAYDMRHGYRGPTNVLWKPGEASWDRTRILKALKDLPTYGPLNAAVITSANAEEATATLKDGSSVSIGMAGVRWARAYKSDTLQGPTPRSLTQVLQAGQQIWVRKVDNAWWLAQVPVVNSALVSLNPEDGAVRALVGGFDFNQSMFNRATQALRQVGSNIKPFLYTAAMDRGLTLASILNDVPISRWDAGAGADWRPKNSPPTYAGPIRLRQGLGESKNVVMVRAMRAMGVDYAAEYLQRFGFPAQNIVHTESLALGAASFTPMQVVRGYAVMANGGFLVDPYFITKIENEQGGVIFEEKPKIACPQCNLPVIYGDTKKSVALNEESIENVATSDQSQNQTVPQPELEQVPAQPQSGGDQQYAPHVINTPLSFLIKSALNSNIFGEPGWMGTGWRAGRDLKRNDIGGKTGTTNSSKDAWFSGYGPGVVTSVWIGFDDSRALGRSTMSGAIPDQISGYEGGAKSAQPAWDDYMKSALEGVPVQPLTPPDGVVTVNIDRSTGKLANGGNSRQEYFINGTQPTEYSVHDVGTTIMDNGQSHELF